One genomic region from Paracoccus pantotrophus encodes:
- the katG gene encoding catalase/peroxidase HPI: MDGNDIKTTGKCPVMHGGNTAMGSSVTAWWPNALNLDILHQHDSKTNPLGKDFNYREELKKLDVEALKADLRALMTDSQDWWPADWGSYVGMFARTAWHMAGSYRTSDGRGGANTGNQRFAPLNSWPDNVNTDKGRRLLWPIKKKYGNKVSWADLIVLAGTVAYEVAGLKTYGFAFGREDIWHPEKDTYWGEEKEWLAPSDSRYDDVTKAETLANPLAAVQMGLIYVNPEGVNGRSDPQATAYQMRETFARMGMNDEETVALTAGGHTIGKCHGNGNVADLSPDPEAAEPEFQGLGWMNTKGRGIGRNTMVSGLEGAWTTNPTQWDNGFFQMLFKHEWTLTHSPAGASQWEPISIADEDKPVDVEDPSIRHMPMMTDADMALKVDPIYREISLRFMNDFEAFSDAFARAWFKLTHRDMGPKARYIGPEAPTEDLIWQDPVPAGNRDWNIAGLKARIAESGLTVAEMVATAWDSARTFRGSDMRGGANGARIRLAPQKDWEGNEPARLQKVLSVLEPLAAEFGASVADTIVLAGNVGVELAAKAAGYDVEVPFSPGRGDATDAITDADSFAVLEPIHDGYRNWLKKDYAVAPEELMLDRTQLMGLTAPEMVVLVGGMRAMGTNHGGSKHGVFTDREGALTTDFFVNLTDMANTWAKAGDHYEIRDRKTGAVKWTATRLDLVFGSNSILRSYAEVYAQDDNGGKFVADFVAAWAKVMEADRFDLRS; encoded by the coding sequence ATGGACGGAAACGACATCAAGACCACCGGCAAATGCCCGGTGATGCATGGCGGGAACACCGCGATGGGCAGCTCGGTCACGGCCTGGTGGCCCAATGCGCTGAACCTCGACATCCTGCACCAGCACGACAGCAAGACCAACCCGCTGGGCAAGGACTTCAACTATCGCGAAGAACTGAAAAAGCTGGATGTCGAGGCGCTGAAGGCCGACCTGCGCGCGCTGATGACCGACAGCCAGGACTGGTGGCCGGCCGACTGGGGCAGCTATGTCGGCATGTTCGCCCGCACCGCCTGGCACATGGCCGGTTCCTACCGGACCAGCGACGGCCGTGGCGGCGCCAATACCGGCAACCAGCGATTTGCGCCGCTGAACAGCTGGCCGGACAACGTCAACACCGACAAGGGCCGCCGCCTGCTGTGGCCGATCAAGAAGAAATACGGCAACAAGGTCTCCTGGGCCGACCTGATCGTGCTGGCCGGCACCGTCGCCTATGAGGTCGCGGGCCTCAAGACCTATGGCTTCGCCTTCGGCCGCGAAGATATCTGGCACCCCGAAAAGGACACTTATTGGGGCGAGGAAAAGGAATGGCTGGCCCCCAGCGACAGCCGTTATGACGACGTGACCAAGGCCGAGACGCTGGCCAACCCGCTGGCCGCCGTGCAGATGGGCCTGATCTACGTCAACCCCGAGGGGGTGAACGGCCGGTCGGACCCGCAGGCCACCGCCTACCAGATGCGCGAGACCTTCGCCCGCATGGGCATGAACGATGAGGAAACCGTGGCGCTGACCGCCGGCGGCCACACCATCGGAAAGTGCCACGGCAACGGCAATGTCGCCGACCTCAGCCCCGATCCCGAGGCCGCCGAGCCGGAGTTCCAGGGCCTGGGCTGGATGAACACCAAGGGCCGTGGCATCGGGCGCAACACCATGGTCTCGGGCCTGGAAGGCGCCTGGACGACCAACCCGACGCAATGGGACAACGGCTTCTTCCAGATGCTGTTCAAGCATGAATGGACGCTGACCCACAGCCCGGCGGGCGCCTCGCAATGGGAACCGATCAGCATTGCCGACGAGGACAAGCCGGTCGATGTCGAGGATCCCTCGATCCGCCACATGCCGATGATGACCGATGCCGACATGGCGCTGAAAGTGGACCCGATCTATCGCGAGATCTCGCTGCGCTTCATGAACGATTTCGAGGCGTTCAGCGACGCCTTCGCCCGCGCCTGGTTCAAGCTGACCCATCGCGACATGGGGCCGAAGGCGCGCTATATCGGCCCCGAAGCCCCGACCGAAGACCTGATCTGGCAGGATCCGGTTCCGGCCGGCAACCGCGACTGGAACATCGCCGGGCTCAAGGCGCGCATCGCCGAAAGCGGGCTGACGGTAGCCGAGATGGTGGCGACCGCCTGGGATTCGGCGCGCACCTTCCGCGGCTCGGACATGCGCGGCGGCGCCAATGGCGCGCGCATCCGCCTGGCCCCGCAAAAGGACTGGGAAGGCAATGAACCCGCCCGGCTGCAAAAGGTGCTTTCGGTGCTGGAGCCGCTGGCAGCCGAGTTCGGCGCCAGCGTCGCCGACACCATCGTCCTGGCCGGCAATGTCGGCGTGGAACTGGCGGCCAAGGCGGCGGGCTATGACGTCGAGGTGCCCTTCTCGCCCGGCCGCGGCGACGCCACGGACGCGATTACCGATGCCGACAGCTTCGCGGTGCTGGAGCCGATCCATGACGGCTATCGCAACTGGCTGAAAAAGGACTATGCCGTCGCCCCCGAGGAACTGATGCTGGACCGCACTCAGCTGATGGGCCTGACCGCACCCGAGATGGTGGTCCTGGTCGGCGGCATGCGGGCGATGGGCACCAACCATGGCGGCAGCAAGCACGGCGTCTTCACCGACCGCGAGGGCGCGCTGACCACGGATTTCTTCGTGAACCTGACCGACATGGCCAATACCTGGGCCAAGGCCGGCGACCATTACGAGATCCGCGACCGCAAGACCGGCGCGGTGAAATGGACGGCGACCCGGCTGGATCTGGTGTTCGGCTCGAACTCGATCCTGCGCTCCTATGCCGAGGTCTATGCCCAGGACGACAATGGCGGCAAGTTCGTCGCGGATTTCGTCGCCGCCTGGGCGAAGGTGATGGAGGCCGACCGCTTCGATCTGCGGTCGTAA
- the cobA gene encoding uroporphyrinogen-III C-methyltransferase: MAGKTVTGGAAPGMAARNLNDAAAGKAGLGRVDLIGAGPGDPELLTLRALRLLQQADVVVHDRLVSDEVMACVPAHVRRIPVGKAAGFHPVPQDEINALLVELGLAGLTVARLKGGDPTIFGRGGEEFEAVIRAGIPCDYVPGITAAQGAAASARFPLTHRGLATGLRHVTGHRARDAALDLDWASLADPQTTLAVYMGAANMAEIAAELIAHGMPADLPVLAVSQASTPQERRLRATLSGIAAALAAEPLPAPVLFIVGHVAALAEDGALPQGLYRPEWRLVAHG, encoded by the coding sequence ATGGCCGGCAAGACGGTGACGGGCGGCGCGGCGCCAGGCATGGCCGCGCGCAACTTGAACGACGCGGCAGCGGGCAAGGCGGGACTGGGCAGGGTCGATCTGATCGGCGCCGGTCCGGGCGACCCGGAATTGCTGACGCTGCGGGCGCTGCGGCTTTTGCAGCAGGCGGATGTGGTGGTGCATGACCGGCTGGTCTCGGACGAGGTGATGGCCTGCGTCCCCGCCCATGTCCGGCGCATCCCGGTGGGCAAGGCGGCGGGCTTCCACCCGGTGCCGCAGGATGAGATCAACGCCCTGCTGGTCGAACTGGGCCTCGCCGGCCTGACCGTGGCGCGGCTCAAGGGCGGCGATCCGACCATCTTCGGCCGCGGCGGCGAGGAGTTCGAGGCCGTGATCCGCGCCGGCATCCCCTGCGACTATGTGCCCGGTATCACCGCGGCGCAGGGGGCGGCCGCCTCGGCCCGGTTTCCGCTGACGCATCGCGGGCTCGCGACCGGGCTGCGCCATGTCACCGGCCACCGGGCGCGGGACGCGGCGCTGGACCTCGACTGGGCCTCGCTGGCCGATCCGCAGACCACGCTGGCCGTCTATATGGGCGCGGCGAACATGGCCGAGATCGCGGCCGAGCTGATCGCCCACGGCATGCCCGCCGACCTGCCGGTGCTGGCCGTGTCGCAGGCCAGCACGCCGCAGGAACGGCGACTGCGCGCCACGCTGTCGGGCATCGCCGCCGCCCTGGCGGCCGAGCCGCTGCCGGCGCCGGTGCTGTTCATCGTCGGCCATGTCGCGGCCTTGGCCGAGGATGGCGCCCTGCCGCAGGGGCTTTACCGCCCGGAATGGCGGCTGGTGGCGCATGGCTAG
- a CDS encoding nitrite reductase yields MIRPIAFFSLLLALPLAVHADPAADYAEHCASCHGEDRLGGTGPALIPETLGRLRGIDAVIAQGRVSTQMEGFADRLSPEDIAALVGYVTTPLEDRPDWGTDQIAASREMNADYQPAEKPVFAADPLNITLVVETGDHHVSVLDGDTFEVLDRFATPFAVHGGPKFSPDGRFVYIMSRDGWVQKYDIWTLAEVGRIRAALNSRNIAISPDGQRIAVANYLPESLTILDADLNPLRLIETEVDGTPSRVSAVYQAPQRESFVLALKDAPEIWEVATADLSVRRIPIDEPLDDFFFSPDYRQLIGANRDGDKGVVIDLDDGHKVAELPLPGMPHLGSGITWERDGRRVMATPHLGEGVLSVIDMQDWSLVKQIKTDGPGFFLRGHAASPYVWADVFFGPHKDEMHVIDKNTLEIVKTLAPFPGQTFAHSEFTRDGSHVLVSLWEDEGAVVVYDARTLDEVKRLPMRKPSGKYNVWNKITFEDGTSH; encoded by the coding sequence ATGATCCGGCCCATCGCTTTCTTTAGCCTGCTGCTCGCCCTGCCGCTGGCGGTCCATGCCGACCCGGCCGCCGACTATGCCGAGCATTGCGCGTCGTGCCATGGCGAGGACCGGCTGGGCGGCACCGGCCCGGCGCTGATCCCCGAAACCCTGGGCCGGCTGCGCGGCATCGACGCGGTGATCGCCCAGGGCCGGGTCTCGACCCAGATGGAGGGTTTCGCCGACCGGCTGTCGCCCGAGGACATCGCCGCGCTGGTGGGTTACGTCACCACGCCGCTGGAAGACCGCCCCGACTGGGGCACCGACCAGATCGCCGCCAGCCGCGAGATGAATGCCGACTACCAGCCCGCGGAAAAGCCGGTCTTTGCCGCCGATCCGCTGAACATCACCCTGGTGGTCGAGACCGGCGACCATCACGTCAGCGTGCTGGACGGCGACACGTTCGAGGTGCTGGACCGCTTCGCCACCCCCTTCGCCGTGCATGGCGGGCCGAAATTCAGCCCCGACGGGCGCTTCGTCTACATCATGTCGCGCGACGGCTGGGTGCAGAAATACGACATCTGGACGCTGGCCGAGGTCGGCCGCATTCGCGCCGCGCTGAACAGCCGCAACATCGCTATCAGCCCGGACGGCCAGCGCATCGCGGTGGCGAACTACCTGCCGGAAAGCCTGACCATCCTGGATGCCGACCTGAACCCGCTGCGGCTGATCGAGACCGAGGTGGACGGCACCCCCAGCCGGGTCAGTGCCGTCTATCAGGCGCCGCAGCGCGAAAGCTTCGTGCTGGCGCTGAAGGACGCGCCCGAGATCTGGGAGGTCGCGACCGCCGACCTGTCCGTCCGCCGCATCCCCATCGACGAGCCGCTGGACGATTTCTTCTTCTCGCCCGACTATCGCCAGCTGATCGGGGCCAACCGCGACGGCGACAAGGGCGTGGTGATCGACCTGGACGACGGGCACAAGGTGGCGGAACTGCCCCTGCCCGGCATGCCGCATCTGGGCTCGGGCATCACCTGGGAACGGGACGGCCGCCGCGTCATGGCCACCCCGCATCTGGGCGAGGGCGTGCTTTCGGTCATCGACATGCAGGACTGGAGCCTGGTCAAGCAGATCAAGACCGATGGTCCCGGCTTCTTCCTGCGTGGCCATGCCGCCAGCCCCTATGTCTGGGCCGACGTGTTCTTCGGCCCGCACAAGGACGAGATGCATGTGATCGACAAGAACACGCTGGAGATCGTCAAGACGCTGGCGCCCTTTCCGGGCCAGACCTTCGCCCATAGCGAGTTCACCCGCGACGGCAGTCACGTGCTGGTCTCGCTGTGGGAGGACGAGGGCGCGGTCGTGGTCTATGATGCCAGGACGCTGGACGAGGTGAAACGGCTGCCGATGCGCAAGCCTTCGGGGAAATACAATGTCTGGAACAAGATCACCTTCGAGGACGGAACCAGCCACTGA
- a CDS encoding cytochrome D1 domain-containing protein codes for MMLKATLAALLLIASPALADELRGTGDLGLIVEREAGSLLVVDRSERAALGRIEGLGDLSHASLVYSPDERFAYVFGRDGGLTKVDILTRQMVRRVVQAGNSIGGAISDDGRLVAVANYEPGGVKVFDAETLELVADVPMGSKTVGIADAPGSRFVVATWDTGEVWILDHSTDAAQPAVTKLEGIGANPYDALLTGDGRHYIVGLFGEKGLVQVDLWQDPPKVTRFLPDYGKDLPDLPVYKMPHLQGWTLAEGLFALPAVGLHQLLWVDAADLTEIARTDLAGQPVFALARPDKREVWVNFAPPDNDKLQVVDVLTHEVLDTLTPGKGVLHMEFAPRGREVWLSVRDEDRVEIRDTRTREVLGEIEARAPSGIFFTDRAHRTGL; via the coding sequence ATGATGCTCAAGGCAACTCTCGCCGCCCTCCTGCTGATCGCCAGCCCGGCGCTGGCCGACGAGTTGCGCGGCACCGGCGATCTGGGCCTGATCGTCGAGCGCGAGGCCGGCTCGCTGCTGGTCGTGGATCGCAGCGAACGCGCCGCGCTCGGCCGGATCGAGGGGCTGGGCGATCTGTCCCATGCCAGCCTGGTCTATTCCCCCGACGAACGCTTCGCCTATGTCTTCGGCCGCGACGGCGGCTTGACCAAGGTCGACATCCTGACCCGGCAGATGGTCCGCCGCGTGGTGCAGGCCGGCAATTCCATCGGCGGCGCCATCTCGGACGACGGCCGGCTGGTGGCGGTGGCGAATTACGAGCCGGGCGGCGTCAAGGTCTTCGACGCCGAGACGCTGGAACTGGTGGCGGATGTGCCGATGGGCTCCAAGACCGTGGGCATCGCCGATGCGCCGGGCTCGCGCTTCGTCGTCGCGACCTGGGACACGGGTGAGGTCTGGATCCTCGACCATTCCACCGATGCCGCGCAGCCGGCAGTCACCAAGCTGGAGGGCATCGGCGCCAATCCCTATGACGCGCTGCTGACCGGCGACGGGCGGCACTATATCGTCGGGCTGTTCGGCGAAAAGGGGCTGGTGCAGGTCGATCTGTGGCAGGATCCGCCCAAAGTCACGCGCTTCCTGCCCGATTACGGCAAGGACCTGCCGGACCTGCCGGTCTACAAGATGCCGCATCTGCAAGGCTGGACGCTGGCCGAGGGGCTTTTCGCCCTGCCCGCCGTGGGGCTGCACCAACTGCTTTGGGTCGATGCCGCGGACCTGACCGAGATCGCCCGCACCGACCTGGCCGGCCAGCCGGTCTTTGCCCTGGCCCGCCCCGACAAGCGCGAGGTCTGGGTGAACTTCGCCCCGCCCGACAACGACAAGCTGCAAGTGGTCGATGTGCTGACCCACGAGGTTCTGGACACGCTGACCCCCGGCAAGGGCGTCTTGCACATGGAATTCGCCCCGCGCGGGCGCGAGGTCTGGCTGTCGGTCCGCGACGAGGACCGGGTCGAGATCCGCGACACCCGCACCCGCGAGGTGCTGGGCGAGATCGAGGCCCGCGCGCCCTCGGGCATCTTCTTCACCGATCGCGCGCATCGCACGGGGTTATGA
- the ahbB gene encoding siroheme decarboxylase subunit beta: MTVLDDTDRRLIAATQAGLPLDEAPYARIAAELGLTETQVITRLSILHAQGVIRRIAIAPNHYALGMIANGMSVWDVDDAQAEALGERIGALDFVTHCYLRPRAPVWRYNLFAMLHGQSRAEVEQKRAQVRALLGAACRADDILYSTRILKKTGLRLKDG, encoded by the coding sequence ATGACGGTCCTGGACGATACCGACCGCCGGCTGATCGCCGCCACGCAGGCCGGCCTGCCGCTGGACGAGGCGCCCTATGCCCGGATCGCCGCCGAGCTGGGCTTGACCGAGACGCAGGTCATCACCCGGCTGTCGATCCTGCATGCGCAGGGCGTGATCCGCCGCATCGCCATCGCGCCCAACCACTATGCGCTGGGAATGATCGCCAACGGCATGAGCGTCTGGGACGTGGACGACGCGCAGGCCGAGGCCCTGGGCGAAAGGATCGGCGCGCTGGATTTCGTGACGCATTGCTACCTGCGCCCGCGCGCGCCGGTCTGGCGCTACAACCTGTTCGCCATGCTGCACGGCCAGAGCCGCGCCGAGGTCGAGCAAAAGCGCGCCCAGGTCCGCGCGCTGCTGGGCGCCGCCTGCCGGGCCGACGACATCCTCTATTCCACCCGGATCCTGAAAAAGACCGGCCTGCGCCTGAAGGACGGCTAA
- the ahbB gene encoding siroheme decarboxylase subunit beta has protein sequence MDDLDLRLLDGFQRDLPLETRPFAAIANRLNTSEAEVIARLARLRDEGLIARIGATCRPNTAGASTLAALRVPVRRIDKVAALVGAEPGVNHSYLREGSDWNLWFVATAPDAEALEESLVRIETATGLVPLSLPLVRAFNIDLGFPLIGPRRAMALDRPTDLDVLRPRDKALMQALTTGLALVPRPFVALGQALGRSEAEVISRIRALAAARILTRVGVIVRHRALGWCENAMVVWRLPEPAVEAAGTALAAVPGVTLCYQRRTVPGLWNWPLFCMIHARSRAEAMEVLVQARALPELQGVPHRILFSTRCFRQRGAVIAEVAA, from the coding sequence ATGGATGATCTGGACCTGCGCCTGCTTGACGGTTTCCAGCGCGACCTGCCGCTGGAAACCCGGCCTTTCGCCGCCATCGCCAACCGCCTCAACACCAGCGAGGCCGAGGTGATCGCCCGCCTGGCCCGCCTGCGCGACGAGGGGCTGATCGCCCGCATCGGCGCCACCTGCCGGCCGAACACCGCCGGCGCCTCGACGCTGGCCGCGCTGCGCGTGCCGGTGCGGCGCATCGACAAGGTCGCGGCGCTGGTCGGGGCCGAGCCCGGCGTCAACCATTCCTATCTGCGCGAGGGCAGCGACTGGAACCTGTGGTTCGTCGCCACCGCTCCCGATGCCGAGGCGCTGGAGGAAAGCCTGGTCCGGATCGAGACGGCAACGGGGCTGGTGCCCCTGTCGCTGCCGCTGGTGCGGGCCTTCAACATCGACCTGGGCTTTCCGCTGATCGGCCCGCGCCGCGCCATGGCGCTGGACCGGCCCACCGACCTGGACGTCCTGCGCCCGCGCGACAAGGCGCTGATGCAGGCCTTGACCACCGGGCTGGCGTTGGTGCCGCGCCCCTTCGTGGCGCTGGGGCAGGCGCTCGGCCGCAGCGAGGCCGAGGTGATCTCGCGCATCCGGGCGCTTGCGGCGGCGCGCATCCTGACCCGCGTGGGCGTGATCGTGCGGCATCGTGCGCTTGGCTGGTGCGAAAACGCCATGGTGGTCTGGCGCCTGCCCGAACCGGCGGTCGAGGCGGCCGGAACGGCGCTGGCCGCAGTGCCCGGCGTGACGCTGTGCTATCAGCGCCGCACGGTGCCGGGGCTGTGGAACTGGCCGCTGTTCTGCATGATCCACGCCCGCTCGCGCGCCGAGGCGATGGAGGTGCTGGTCCAGGCCCGCGCCCTGCCCGAACTGCAAGGCGTGCCGCATCGTATCCTGTTCTCGACCCGCTGCTTTCGCCAGCGGGGCGCCGTCATCGCCGAGGTTGCCGCATGA
- a CDS encoding Lrp/AsnC family transcriptional regulator, with translation MSRQTLPPEALDDTDRAILNRLQEGFPLTPRPFDDAGAALGLTGAQLIERLERLRAIGAITRFGPFYDAAAMGGAFCLCALSAPQADFDRIAALVNAHPEVAHNYARDHALNMWFVLATATPEGIAETAGRIEAETGLTVWRFPKLREFFIGFRVAA, from the coding sequence ATGAGCCGCCAGACCCTGCCGCCCGAGGCGCTGGACGATACCGACCGCGCCATCCTGAACCGCCTGCAAGAGGGGTTTCCCCTGACCCCCCGCCCCTTCGACGATGCCGGCGCGGCGCTTGGCCTGACCGGCGCCCAGCTGATCGAGCGGCTGGAACGCCTGCGCGCGATCGGCGCCATCACCCGCTTCGGCCCGTTCTACGACGCCGCGGCGATGGGCGGGGCCTTCTGCCTTTGCGCGCTTTCCGCGCCGCAGGCGGATTTCGACCGCATCGCCGCGCTGGTCAACGCCCATCCCGAGGTGGCGCATAACTATGCCCGCGATCATGCGCTGAACATGTGGTTCGTGCTGGCCACCGCCACGCCCGAAGGCATCGCCGAGACCGCCGGGCGCATCGAGGCCGAAACCGGGCTGACCGTCTGGCGCTTTCCCAAGCTGCGGGAGTTCTTCATCGGCTTTCGGGTGGCGGCATGA
- the nirJ gene encoding heme d1 biosynthesis radical SAM protein NirJ has protein sequence MFRLTQYMHQLLDPSPPRRRSRPDAVRPVVIWNLTRSCNLKCRHCYTVSADRPFPGELSHDQAMAVLRDLSDFRIPALILSGGEPMSRFDFWELAEEARRLDFRHLSLSTNGTKIDAGNVERLAGLGFDYVGISLDGIGAVNDWFRGVEGAFDQALAGVRACKAQGVKVGLRFTITEGNAHHLPAMLDLCRDEGVDKFYLSHLVYAGRGDKHRGEDTEHARTRRAMDLLIARAWQAVERGEPLEVVTGNNDADAVYFLRWAETRFAPAAVAHLRAHLQAWGGNSSGLGVGNIDPQGRVHPDTYWSDYTLGSVKERPFSAIWTGDDPILATLRTRPRPLKGRCGACAYQAVCGGNTRIRALQLTGDPWAEDPACYLSGSEIGAEGADLDRLAVTPFRGKSHDPAHRFL, from the coding sequence ATGTTCCGCCTGACCCAATATATGCACCAGCTTCTGGACCCCTCGCCGCCGCGCCGCCGCAGCCGGCCGGATGCGGTCCGCCCGGTGGTGATCTGGAACCTGACCCGCAGCTGCAACCTGAAATGCCGCCATTGCTATACCGTCTCGGCCGACCGGCCCTTTCCGGGCGAGCTTTCGCATGACCAGGCCATGGCGGTGCTGCGCGACCTGTCGGATTTCCGCATCCCGGCGCTGATCCTGTCGGGGGGCGAGCCGATGTCGCGCTTCGACTTCTGGGAACTGGCCGAGGAGGCACGGCGGCTGGACTTCCGCCACCTGTCGCTGTCCACCAACGGCACCAAGATCGACGCCGGCAACGTGGAGCGGCTGGCCGGGCTGGGCTTCGACTATGTCGGCATCTCGCTCGACGGGATCGGGGCGGTGAACGACTGGTTCCGCGGCGTCGAGGGGGCCTTCGACCAGGCGCTGGCCGGGGTGCGGGCCTGCAAGGCGCAGGGCGTCAAGGTGGGCCTGCGCTTCACCATCACCGAGGGCAATGCCCATCACCTGCCCGCCATGCTGGACCTGTGCCGCGACGAGGGCGTGGACAAGTTCTACCTGTCGCATCTGGTCTATGCCGGGCGCGGCGACAAGCACCGGGGCGAGGATACCGAACATGCCCGCACCCGCCGCGCCATGGACCTGCTGATCGCCCGCGCCTGGCAGGCGGTCGAGCGGGGCGAGCCGCTGGAGGTCGTCACCGGCAACAACGATGCCGATGCGGTCTATTTCCTGCGTTGGGCCGAGACGCGCTTTGCGCCCGCCGCCGTCGCGCATCTGCGCGCGCATCTGCAGGCCTGGGGCGGCAATTCCTCGGGGCTCGGCGTCGGCAATATCGACCCGCAGGGCCGCGTCCATCCCGACACCTATTGGTCGGACTATACCTTGGGCTCGGTCAAGGAACGGCCGTTCTCGGCGATCTGGACCGGGGACGACCCGATCCTGGCCACGCTGCGCACCCGGCCGCGGCCGCTGAAGGGGCGCTGCGGTGCCTGCGCCTATCAGGCGGTCTGCGGCGGCAATACCCGCATCCGGGCGCTGCAACTGACCGGCGACCCCTGGGCCGAGGATCCGGCCTGCTATCTCTCGGGCTCCGAGATCGGCGCCGAGGGCGCCGACCTGGACCGCCTTGCCGTCACGCCTTTCCGGGGAAAAAGCCATGATCCGGCCCATCGCTTTCTTTAG
- a CDS encoding c-type cytochrome — translation MARLALLLALLAGTAVAGPPDAARQDQLRRLVRQDCGSCHGLRLTGGLGRPITAGALAGRDVDDLSGVILDGMPGTAMPGWRPLLTEDEARWIADYLLTTETE, via the coding sequence ATGGCTAGGCTGGCGCTCCTGCTGGCGCTTTTGGCCGGGACCGCGGTTGCGGGACCGCCCGATGCCGCGCGGCAGGACCAGTTGCGCCGTCTGGTGCGGCAGGATTGCGGTTCCTGCCACGGCTTGCGGCTGACCGGCGGGCTGGGCCGGCCGATCACCGCCGGGGCGCTGGCCGGGCGCGACGTCGACGACCTGAGCGGCGTGATCCTGGACGGCATGCCCGGCACCGCCATGCCCGGCTGGCGCCCGCTGCTGACCGAGGACGAGGCGCGCTGGATCGCCGATTACCTTCTGACGACGGAGACGGAATGA